The nucleotide sequence CGATGATCCACCCGGCGATGCCCAGGGCAAGAAGGTCATACAGGAGATGGCTGGGGGAGAAATGCACCCAGTTGCCGGTGATGAGCCTCCATCCCTCTCCACCGAGGATCGCCGTGCGGTCATAGACCAGTTGCGAGGCCAAGCCGGGGACCACGTACGTAACGATTCCGCCCGTGACGACGAGCAGCGTTACGAGCGGGATCTGTCGGCCCGCGCCTCCCGGCTTCTCGGTCCCCACAGCAGGTACCCTGCGATTCCCGCGAGGAGAACAACGGCAGAGGCGTCCAGGCTGCCGCCCCCTCGATATCCCGGCTTGTGAACGACTGTGATCTCCTCTGGCGACTTCTTGACTCTCTCCTGGAATCTCTCCAGTTCCTGCTCGAGACTGACCACCAGATTGCCGGCGGCCTGCTTGAACCCGGTTCCGCTGTCCTGTCTGAGTTGCTCGCTCAGATTGATCGGCGTGGCAGTCCCTTTCACGCGACTGATGCCGGGCGCCCGGAAGAGCATCTTACGGCTCGGGATATCGTACACGGCCGCGTCCATCATGGTGTTCGTGTCGTTTTTCTCCCCCTTGATGACGTATGCCCCGACCAGGGTCCAGTAGCTCAGCGAGAGGAAGCCCTCGTCCGTAAACTGGGCCTGATCGTAGGAGAGGAGGACGATCACGTCCACCCCGAACATGGTCCGAAGCTGGTCCAGGTTTGCGAAGCTCCCCCGAGGGGTCAGGTAGGCCGTGGGGATCAGTTCGATGGCCTTGACGAAGGGGTACTTCTTGAAATGGCCGCTCACCTCCTCCATCAGCGCGATCTTTTCCTTTTCGGTGAAGACCGGCTCGCCTGAGCGCCCGGAGCGGCCCTTGCGCTGACCCTCCGGCACGAAGGCGAGGCCCACTTTCAGGGGCAGGGACAGGGTGGGGATGGTTGGAGTTTCTACCGGTTCGGCCTTGTCCGGATAGAGGT is from Candidatus Methylomirabilis sp. and encodes:
- the rhlP gene encoding rhombotarget lipoprotein (RhlP (RHombo-target LipoProtein) is a family of predicted lipoproteins that, in general, co-occurs with a form of rhombosortase, and that has an apparent cleavage site for that enzyme, a GlyGly motif, near the C-terminus.); its protein translation is MKLTMRCVARLALLLIIAGIATGCALWSELTGGQRSHQASSVVEYLYPDKAEPVETPTIPTLSLPLKVGLAFVPEGQRKGRSGRSGEPVFTEKEKIALMEEVSGHFKKYPFVKAIELIPTAYLTPRGSFANLDQLRTMFGVDVIVLLSYDQAQFTDEGFLSLSYWTLVGAYVIKGEKNDTNTMMDAAVYDIPSRKMLFRAPGISRVKGTATPINLSEQLRQDSGTGFKQAAGNLVVSLEQELERFQERVKKSPEEITVVHKPGYRGGGSLDASAVVLLAGIAGYLLWGPRSREARADRSRS